AAGCCCCATTCATCAGGCCGTGACAAAGCCTGGGGTACTCATGACGCCCGAAGAAGTGGCTGAACATGTCTATCGGGAACAGGAACTTCTTATTCAGTGGTTGGAAAAGGTCTTTCTGGATCTGGCTCGAGACATTCCCAAGGGGAAAAAGTGGGGTATTTATTCCACTTCGGTCCTTTGGGGACTCTTGATTCTCAGTCTGGAAGTGGCGGTGGGCGGAGGGTTGTCGGTCGTGGATGCCGTCGTGGATGCCGCCATCGCTCCGTTTGTCACCAAAGGGGCCGTGGAACTCTTCGCTTACACGGAAATTCAAAAAATCGCACGGCAGCTCTCCGAAAAATACCGGGCCAGCCTTGTTTCCGTGGTCGAAGCGCAAAAGCGCCGTTTTGAAGCATGCTTGGAACCTCTGATGCCTTCCGCGGAAGCCGTGGAAACATGGCGTCGTTGGACCCATGACATTCGAGTGTAGGAAGATGACACTGTGTGGATTAAGGAGCATGTCCCGTAACGGTCGCCCCCATCGGAGCGCGGGTGAGCCGGCGGCGCACATGGCGGGTTAGACTCCCGGCCTTTCAAAAAACAGCCCAATTCCCCTTTCTAGGGGCGAGGCGCCGGCTAATCCCTGCTTCGAAACGGTATAAGAGATCTTGGGATTGCGAGTTCCCGTTCATGCGCCTGAAGCGAAAAGGATACTGAAGACTCAAGGAAGCCGTATGCTTGAGAAGAGACAGACTTTTTCCAATCTTGAAGATCTTTGGGGTCATCTCCATGATGTGCATGCCCTGCTGACTTCGGGATCCTTTCTGCCCATCAAGGATGAAGATCGTCGGGTTCTGCAAAAGCGACTTCAGAAGATAGAGCACAAGCTGCATCAGCTTGAAGATCGATCGCTCCTCATTGGGCTTGTGGGCGGCACAGGGGTCGGCAAATCCACCTTGATGAACGTTCTGGCCCAAGAACCCATCGCTTCCGTAAGTCACCGAAGGCCGCATACGGACCGAGTCTTGCTTTATCGGCATGTTCACTGTGTGGTGCCCGGAACCCTTAAGTCCCTAGACGGCATCATGACTGAAGTGGTCCACGAAGCCGAAGCCGCCAGGCACATGATTATGGCCGACCTTCCTGATTTCGACAGCCTAGTTCAAGAGCACCGACAACGGGTTTTGGCGTTCATGGAACACTTAGACCTGGTGTTGTGGGTGACAACGCCGGAAAAATACGCCGACGGCCGCTTTTACGAAATGCTTCGGGAAGCACCCAAATCTCGAGAAAACTTCGCCTTTGTTCTTAACAAAGCGGACCTTCTGTTTTCCGAATCGGACGCAGCCGCCTTTTCCGAAGATCTTCTCAAGGTGGTTCGTTCCTTTGAGCGGCTCGTGCGGGAAAGTGGAGTCAAGGATCCAGTCCTTTATGTCATTTCCGCTGGAGAAGTTTTGCAGGGATCACCTCTTTCGCCCTGGAATCAGTTTCCTTTTTTGCGCCGCTGGGTGTTTAGGGAGCGGAACGCCAAAGAAATTCGGGCTATTAAAGAAGCCAATCTGGATGCTGAATTCCAAGCCTTGATCCTTGCCCTTCGTGAAGGAATGGAGCAGCTGGAGCGGGCCGTGCAGGCCTTGAACCTTCTTGAAAGTAGTGTTTTGGAGTCCGGGAGTCTTCAAGAGGCGGCTTCGGTGGTGCAAGGGGTCTTGAGTGATCTTCCTTTGGTGCATAACCTTTCCCAAAGCCTGCAGAATGCCGGTGATCTCAGCGGCGCTGCCGCTCTGTTGGCCTGGGTGCATCGCCTAGGAGATAAGGAGCCCGACGCGTCGCATGCTGCCGTCCTTTTGACGCGTGAAGTGACCTCGGCTCTTGAAAAACGTTTTCAGGAACATCTGGTCGCGATGCGGGACCAAAGCGTTATTTGGGCTCGACGAGAAGGATTGGCGGAACCTCTTCGAGGGGAACTTCTGGAAAGGCTGCATGAATCCTTGGATCGGATTTCCATCGCGAAAGAAGTTCGAGAAGCCGTCACCTTTGCTATTATTCAGGCCCAGAAACAAGGCGTAGCTTTCATGCGTCGTCGCCAAAGGC
This DNA window, taken from Desulfosoma sp., encodes the following:
- a CDS encoding GTPase, which gives rise to MLEKRQTFSNLEDLWGHLHDVHALLTSGSFLPIKDEDRRVLQKRLQKIEHKLHQLEDRSLLIGLVGGTGVGKSTLMNVLAQEPIASVSHRRPHTDRVLLYRHVHCVVPGTLKSLDGIMTEVVHEAEAARHMIMADLPDFDSLVQEHRQRVLAFMEHLDLVLWVTTPEKYADGRFYEMLREAPKSRENFAFVLNKADLLFSESDAAAFSEDLLKVVRSFERLVRESGVKDPVLYVISAGEVLQGSPLSPWNQFPFLRRWVFRERNAKEIRAIKEANLDAEFQALILALREGMEQLERAVQALNLLESSVLESGSLQEAASVVQGVLSDLPLVHNLSQSLQNAGDLSGAAALLAWVHRLGDKEPDASHAAVLLTREVTSALEKRFQEHLVAMRDQSVIWARREGLAEPLRGELLERLHESLDRISIAKEVREAVTFAIIQAQKQGVAFMRRRQRLWSFMITTLFLLALGGQEAWRVALADPGMTSSVALVAAMVEKLFSGQGLAALGSWAFLQLVVGARFYREYKKSLQQRSEAIIDTLQSALEQVFRQAMEQHLEVIRRCREEMKERLAVMGRLGKSAS